The Pimelobacter simplex genomic sequence TGTCGTCGGCCGCAGCCTCCGCGCGGATCACCGGGCCCTTGGAATAGGCCGTCAGCTCCACATGGACGGAATGGTCGTGCTGGCGCGGGTTCGATTCGCAATCGACCTCCACGTGCACCCGCATGATGCGGTGATCGTGCTTCTCCAGCTTGGTGAGCTTCTCAGCGGCATGCGCCCGGAATCGGTCCGAGATCTCGCAGTGCCGTCCAGTGACCACGACGTCCATCAGATACCTCCAAGGAATTTCGGTGTGATGGGTTCTCCCGCCATCCAGGGCGGGACGTCTGTACGCCGGCCGTGCTCCCGACCGGCGGAAAAGTGGGGACGCGGGACGCGGGCGCGCCGAGAGAGGCAGGCACGTGGGGCGCGCCGACAAGGTCTGGCCGCCAGCGGTCCCCGCACCCAGCGAGCGTCAACCGCGAGGCCGGCAGCGCGCCGAGAGGCGCGCCCGGGGCAGCTTGCTGCCTCCCCCCGCGCCGAAGGCGCGCTCGGCCGCAACAAGACAGCGGAGTCCGCCCGGCCGACCTGGTCTTCTGCCCCACACCCGCCTGCTGAGGCTCCCGCAGCTTGTTGCCACTACTGACCTTCTCCCGGAGCCGGACGTATCTGACGTCCGGACCGAGGCAGGACTGACGACTAAGCCGCACCGTGATCACCGGCCCGAGGGCCGGCTTACGTGGACCGTTTCGCCTGCGACTGGCATCGGCTTGCCACCCGGAACTGGGCTCGCGCCCGGCCTGGGCGACGCAACCACGGACCCGGGCGGACTCCATGACCAGACGTTAGTCCGTCGGTGGTGACGAAGAAAGCCTTCACCCGAAGTTCGGTACGGCGACCTTGCGCCGGGTCGCGGCAACCGTCGCGGCCCCGAGCACGGGCACCCCCACGACCTCGAGCGCGCGCTGTGCCTCGCGCAGCGTCGCCCCCGTCGTGAGCACGTCGTCGCACAGCACCACATGGGCCCGCGGGCACCGCTCCCCCGCCCTCCGCACGACGCGCGCCGGCGCGGTGAGCGTCCCCGCCAGGTTGGCCGCACGCGCGGTCGCGCCGAGCCCGGCCTGGTCGACGAGACCCGACCCACGGCGGACCCGGAGCAGCCGCGCCACGCCCACCCGCGGCCCCGCCGGAAGCCCCGCCTCCAGCACCCGAGCCGCCACCCGGGTCATCGCCAGCGTCGGGTCGTGCCCCCGCCGGCGCACGACCGCCGGCCGTGAGGGCACCGGCACGAGCAGCACCGGCCCGTCCCGGGCGAGGCCCCCGACGCCCCCGAGGCCCTCAAGCTCCCCGAGGCCCTCCAGACCCGCGAGGTCCGCGAGCGCCGCCGCCACCGACCGCGCGAGCAGCCGCCCCAGCGGCCGGGTCAGCGCGAGCACCCGGTGCTCCTTGTGCGCCAGCACCAGCGCCCGGAGCACGCCGTCGTAGTCGCCCACCGCGAAGGTCGGGACCAGCCCCGGCGGGGGCGGCCGGGGCCCGTGGAACGCCGCGTCGCCCGGGACCGCCGCCCAGCACGGCGCGCACAGCGCCCGCCCCGGCCGTTCGCAGCCGACGCAGCACGACCCGAGCACGAGGTCGACGAAGCCGTCGGTGAGCGAGGACAGCGATGACGAGGTGGGCATGTCCACCACTCCACCAGCCGCGGCCGGAAGGGCAGAACGGCAGCGCGCGGCCTGTGGAGAAGCAGCGGCGAGCGGGCGGCCTGTGGACGCTAGCCGGCGTAGTCGAGCTGGGTGAGCGGCAGTGACCCGGTGTCGTACTCCTCCTGGCGGACCACGTCGACGTAGCGGTCGGCGTAGACGGCGAGCATCGGGGCGTCCGCGACCGGTGAGGCCGCGAAGCCGAGGACCCGCCCGGTGACGATGGTCGAGAGCGCGTCCACGCCGACCGTCGCGCCGTCGGCCGAGACCACGTCGACCTCGGAGAGCGCGCCGGGCGAGGTGGGCGCCAGCAGGCCGATCTGGATGGGGCTGGTCCAGGCGAGGTCGGTGATCCGGTTCCCGTCCGGCGGCCGTACGACGGACGGCTCCCGCGTCGCACTCACCTTGCCGCGCCCGCCGATCACCACCCGCGCACCGACCACCCGGTCGCCACCGGCGCCGCGGACCACCGCGACCAGGCGCGTCCC encodes the following:
- a CDS encoding ComF family protein, whose amino-acid sequence is MPTSSSLSSLTDGFVDLVLGSCCVGCERPGRALCAPCWAAVPGDAAFHGPRPPPPGLVPTFAVGDYDGVLRALVLAHKEHRVLALTRPLGRLLARSVAAALADLAGLEGLGELEGLGGVGGLARDGPVLLVPVPSRPAVVRRRGHDPTLAMTRVAARVLEAGLPAGPRVGVARLLRVRRGSGLVDQAGLGATARAANLAGTLTAPARVVRRAGERCPRAHVVLCDDVLTTGATLREAQRALEVVGVPVLGAATVAATRRKVAVPNFG